The genomic DNA ACTCCGACATCGCCAAGGTGTCGCTGGTCGGGGCGGGCATGAAGTCGAGCCCGGGGGTGGCCGCGGCGATGTTCGACGCCCTGGCCAACGCCGGGGTCAACATCGAGATGATCTCCACCTCGACCATCCGGATCTCCTGCGTGATCCGCTCCAGCGACGTCGGCGTGGCCGTGCGGGCCATCCACGACCGCTTCCACCTGTCCGAGGAGGCCGAGTTCCGCCACGACCACCCCGACGGCACGGCCGAGCTGCCGGTGGTCAGATGACCCGCTCCCTGCCCACGGCGGTGATCGTGGGGGCCACCGGGGCCGTCGGGGAGGACCTGCGGCGGCTGGTGGCCGAGCGGGAGCTTCCCGTCGGCGAGGTCCGGCTGGTCGCCTCGGCCCGCTCGGCCGGGCGGCGGCTGCCCGTCCGCGGCGAGCAGGTCGAGGTCAGGGCCCTCGCTCCCGAGGTGTTCGACGGCGCGGAGGTGGCGTTCTTCTCTGCCGGGGGAAGCGTGTCGCGGGAGTGGGGGCCGGTCGCGGCCGGGCGCGGCGCGGTGGTGGTCGACAACTCCAGCGCCTGGCGCATGCACCCCGAGGTGCCCCTGGTCGACGCCGACGTCAACCCCGAGGCGGCCCTCGACCACCCGCTGGGGATCGTGGCCAACCCGAACTGCACCACCCTGGCCATGACCCCGGTGCTGGCCGTGCTGCGCGACCGCTTCGGCCTGGAGTCGATCACCCCGACCTCGTTCCAGGCGGCCGGGGGGTCGGGCCAGAAGGGCATGGACGAGCTGGCCGAGCAGGCGGCCAAGCTGGCCGGCGAGCGGGAGCTGCTGCGCCGCGGCGGCCGCCCCGAGGAGCTGCCCGCCGGCCAGGTGTTCCCGCACCCGATCGCCTTCAACGTCATCCCCCAGTGCATGGGCTTCACCGAGTCCGGCTACACCGTCGAGGAGCTGAAGCTGCGGGACGAGCCGCGCAAGATCCTCGGCCTGCCCGAGCTGGCCTCCCACCCGACCTGCGTCCGGGTGCCGGTGCTGGTCGGCCACTCGCTGTCGGTCCGGGCCGTCTGCCGGGAGCCGGTCGACGTCGAGGCGTTCCGCGCCGGCTGCGCGGAGGCCCCCGGGGTGACCGTGCTCGACGACCCGGCGACCGACCGCTACCCGACCCCGCTGGAGTGCGCCGGCACCGACGGGGTGTTCGTCGGCCGCATCCGCGCCGACCTGGCCGACCCGCGGGCCGTGCTGTTCTGGTCGGTGGCCGACAACCTGCGCAAGGGGGCGGCCCTCAACGCCGTCCAGATCGCCGAGGTGCTCCTGCGGGAATCTCTGGACCGGCACGACAGTTGACGATCTAAACTATCGTCGCCCGTCGCGTTCCAGGAGGTCCGCATGACCGAGGCGTCCACCGGCACCGGCTCCCCGTCCGGCACCGCCCTCCCCACCGGCCCCGTCTGGCGCGCCGGCCTGCTCGCCGCCGCAGCCGCGGTTGTCGTCAACGCCCTCGCCTGGGTGCTGCTCCAGCAGGTCCTCGACGTCGGCCTCCAGACCCCGGCCCAGCCGGGCAGCACCGAGCTGAGCTCGCTGCCGCTGGGCCCGGTCGTCGGCGTCACCGCCTTGGCAGGCCTGCTCGGGGCCTTCGTTCTGTGGCTGCTGACCCGGCGGGGACCGTCGGGTGTCCGCCTCTGGGCCATCCTGGCCGTGGCCTTCGGGGTCCTGTCGGCCCTGCCGGCGCTCGGCCTCGACGTGTCGACCAGCCGTCAGCTCGGCCTGGTGCTGTTCCACCTCCTGGCCACCGTGGTCGTGATCGCGGTCGTGCGCCAGCAGCTGGCCCGCTGGACCGGCTGAGCCGCCCCAGTCCTAGTAGAACTCGGCCGTCCAGGGGCGGGGGCTGGCGAAGGCGGCCCGGAGCAGGTCGACGGCGCCGGGGTCGAAGCCGCTGAGGAGGCCGGCCCGGAGCAGGTCGTCGGGGCCGGCGAAGCC from Actinomycetota bacterium includes the following:
- a CDS encoding aspartate-semialdehyde dehydrogenase, encoding MTRSLPTAVIVGATGAVGEDLRRLVAERELPVGEVRLVASARSAGRRLPVRGEQVEVRALAPEVFDGAEVAFFSAGGSVSREWGPVAAGRGAVVVDNSSAWRMHPEVPLVDADVNPEAALDHPLGIVANPNCTTLAMTPVLAVLRDRFGLESITPTSFQAAGGSGQKGMDELAEQAAKLAGERELLRRGGRPEELPAGQVFPHPIAFNVIPQCMGFTESGYTVEELKLRDEPRKILGLPELASHPTCVRVPVLVGHSLSVRAVCREPVDVEAFRAGCAEAPGVTVLDDPATDRYPTPLECAGTDGVFVGRIRADLADPRAVLFWSVADNLRKGAALNAVQIAEVLLRESLDRHDS
- a CDS encoding DUF6069 family protein, which produces MTEASTGTGSPSGTALPTGPVWRAGLLAAAAAVVVNALAWVLLQQVLDVGLQTPAQPGSTELSSLPLGPVVGVTALAGLLGAFVLWLLTRRGPSGVRLWAILAVAFGVLSALPALGLDVSTSRQLGLVLFHLLATVVVIAVVRQQLARWTG